The Arachis duranensis cultivar V14167 chromosome 2, aradu.V14167.gnm2.J7QH, whole genome shotgun sequence genome has a window encoding:
- the LOC107473864 gene encoding uncharacterized protein LOC107473864, whose translation MSSSSEDESMSEMEEQENQNKEMKHENGVLDYIMSLESVPTNLPPHLELLMTRVLCNNDAPQHTDTIQYSGAYAALGVDNSLRLDNFSQNFKVEVKRLTDDDIEFDMIGIDPSLTNAFQRILIAEVPTMAIERVYIANNTSLIQDEVLSRRLGLIPISADPRLFEYPDNAWDDRNEKNTIVFKLHVTCHKGQPRMTGK comes from the exons ATGTCGTCATCATCCGAAGACGAGTCAATGTCCGAGATGGAAGAACAAGAGAATCAGAATAAAGAAATGAAGCATGAAAATGGAGTGCTTGATTACATAATGAGCTTGGAAAGTGTGCCAACaaatctccctccacatcttgagcttctcatgaCCCGGGTCCTCTGCAACAACGATGCTCCTCAACAT ACAGATACCATACAGTATTCTGGTGCTTATGCAGCATTAGGTGTTGATAATAGCTTGCGGTTAGATAATTTCAGTCAAAACTTCAAAGTTGAAGTGAAGCGGCTCACGGATGATGACATAGAGTTTGATATGATTGGTATTGATCCTTCACTTACCAATGCATTTCAAAGAATCCTTATAGCAGAG GTACCAACAATGGCTATTGAAAGAGTTTACATTGCAAATAACACATCACTTATACAAGATGAAGTTCTATCCCGTAGATTAGGCCTCATACCAATCAGTGCTGATCCCAGGCTATTTGAATATCCAG ATAATGCTTGGGATGATAGGAATGAAAAGAATACCATTGTCTTCAAACTACATGTTACTTGCCATAAAGGACAGCCACGTATGACCGGTAAATGA